The Saccharopolyspora gloriosae genome has a segment encoding these proteins:
- a CDS encoding YafY family protein translates to MSTDLPARMLRLLSLLQSKRAWQGTELAGLLGVTGRTVRRDVGRLRELGYPVEGTTGVAGGYRLASGTALPPLLFDDEEAVAVAAALTAAGGTVTGIEQSSARALAKLEQVLPTRLHHRVSAVGATSATALRGGRPQVDPMVLAVLAAACRDREIVTISYRAYDAETTEHSVEPHHLLTGHHRWYLIGYDLNGADWRLFRLDGLTEPASTGRGFPPRELPAPNPAAYVTESLTAAPHRYTVDATVGASAESVHAVLCGPLGGIQALDDDSCAVRLTADSLEDITFDVLAMTAAAVPFTVEAPDEVRKHLIDVAENLARAVAG, encoded by the coding sequence ATGAGCACGGATCTACCCGCCCGGATGTTGAGGCTGCTGTCATTGCTGCAGAGCAAGCGTGCATGGCAGGGGACGGAATTGGCCGGCCTGCTCGGCGTCACCGGCCGCACCGTGCGCCGGGACGTCGGGCGGCTCCGCGAACTCGGCTACCCCGTCGAGGGCACCACGGGAGTCGCCGGCGGCTACCGGCTCGCATCCGGAACCGCACTGCCCCCGTTGCTGTTCGACGACGAGGAAGCAGTGGCCGTCGCCGCCGCGCTCACCGCTGCGGGCGGCACCGTCACCGGGATCGAGCAGAGTTCCGCGCGGGCGCTGGCGAAACTCGAACAGGTCCTGCCGACGCGGCTGCACCACCGGGTCAGCGCGGTCGGTGCCACGAGCGCCACCGCGCTGCGCGGCGGGAGACCGCAGGTGGATCCGATGGTGCTGGCGGTGCTCGCCGCCGCCTGCCGCGACCGCGAGATCGTCACCATTTCCTACCGCGCGTACGACGCGGAGACCACCGAGCACAGCGTGGAACCGCACCACCTGCTCACCGGTCACCACCGCTGGTACCTCATCGGCTACGACCTGAACGGGGCGGACTGGCGCCTGTTCCGGCTGGACGGGCTCACCGAGCCCGCCTCCACCGGCCGCGGTTTCCCACCCCGCGAGCTTCCCGCGCCGAACCCCGCCGCCTACGTCACCGAGTCGCTCACCGCCGCGCCTCACCGCTACACCGTTGATGCCACCGTGGGGGCCTCGGCGGAGAGCGTGCACGCGGTGCTGTGCGGCCCGCTCGGCGGGATCCAGGCGTTGGACGACGACAGCTGTGCGGTGCGGCTCACCGCGGACTCGCTGGAGGACATCACGTTCGACGTGCTCGCGATGACCGCCGCGGCCGTGCCGTTCACCGTGGAAGCCCCTGATGAAGTGCGCAAGCACCTCATCGACGTCGCCGAGAACCTCGCTCGGGCCGTGGCGGGCTGA
- a CDS encoding ATP-binding cassette domain-containing protein: MSGGIPVSGGAVASRVTKRFGRPGREITALDAVDLRIVPGRFTTVIGAANSGKSVLMRCLVGLERPTSGTVSVEGTDLASLSEVDLAEFRRERVGMLFPQSNLLPELTALDNVLLPFDVSGTRPDPALLERVLDVLAVRDLLAQRPTRMSPSERHRIALARILVQQPDIVLADEPMKSLDAVTARHLLRLLRRCCTEFGRTVVFFTADSTSVAYSDRIVSLKSGRVTKDQERSVECPCCPEGEVSEIA, translated from the coding sequence ATGTCCGGAGGAATCCCGGTGAGCGGCGGAGCGGTCGCCTCGCGGGTCACCAAGCGTTTCGGTCGACCAGGCCGAGAGATCACGGCCTTGGACGCGGTGGACCTGCGCATCGTGCCGGGACGGTTCACGACGGTGATCGGGGCGGCGAACTCCGGCAAATCGGTGCTGATGCGCTGTCTGGTGGGGCTGGAGCGGCCGACGTCCGGCACCGTGTCCGTCGAGGGCACCGACCTCGCCTCGCTCAGCGAGGTCGACCTGGCCGAGTTCCGCCGCGAGCGCGTCGGCATGCTCTTCCCGCAGAGCAACCTGCTGCCCGAACTCACGGCGCTGGACAACGTGCTGCTGCCGTTCGACGTCTCCGGCACCCGGCCCGATCCGGCGCTGCTGGAGAGGGTGCTCGACGTTCTCGCGGTGCGGGACCTGCTGGCGCAACGCCCGACTCGGATGTCCCCATCGGAGCGGCACCGGATCGCGTTGGCGCGGATTCTGGTGCAACAGCCCGACATCGTGCTCGCCGACGAGCCGATGAAGTCGCTCGACGCGGTCACCGCCCGGCACCTGTTGCGGCTTTTGCGCCGCTGCTGCACCGAATTCGGCCGGACGGTCGTGTTCTTCACCGCCGATTCGACCTCCGTCGCCTACTCCGATCGCATCGTTTCGCTGAAATCCGGTCGAGTCACAAAAGATCAAGAACGGTCCGTGGAGTGCCCCTGCTGCCCGGAGGGCGAAGTTTCCGAGATCGCGTGA
- a CDS encoding DUF397 domain-containing protein translates to MPEIRNGMTAGHLADAAWRKSAYSGSVGNCVELASLLDGEIAVRNSRYPDGPALIYTRDEIAAFLSGAKDGEFDDLIV, encoded by the coding sequence ATGCCGGAGATCCGAAACGGAATGACCGCGGGGCACCTTGCCGACGCCGCCTGGCGCAAGAGCGCCTACAGCGGTTCGGTGGGCAACTGCGTGGAGCTGGCCTCCCTGCTGGACGGGGAGATCGCCGTCCGCAACTCGCGTTACCCCGACGGCCCCGCTCTCATCTACACCCGAGACGAGATCGCGGCCTTCCTGTCGGGAGCCAAGGACGGCGAGTTCGATGACTTGATCGTCTAA
- a CDS encoding helix-turn-helix transcriptional regulator → MTTDGAASGGPTARRLVLGSQLRRLREASGISREDAGYEIRGSGSKISRLELGRVGFKERDVADLLTLYGVTDESERGSFLELVRQSNQPGWWHRYSDLVPSWFQDYVGLEESASRIQTYEIQFVPGLLQTETYARAISSQGRPEAVEDEVERRVRLRMHRQRLFTQPNAPRLWAVIDESVLHRPIGGVDVLREQIDHLLEVIKLPTISLQVLPLDLGRSGAEGAFTILRFAEQEIPDIVYLEHLSGALYLDKPEDVELYSKVSHRLAVDAQTPEATRKTLQAARKALYKES, encoded by the coding sequence GTGACCACGGATGGTGCCGCGAGTGGCGGCCCCACCGCTCGTCGCCTGGTTCTGGGTAGCCAGCTGCGTCGGTTGCGCGAAGCCAGCGGAATCTCCCGCGAGGACGCCGGATACGAGATCCGCGGCTCCGGCTCCAAGATCAGCCGGCTGGAGCTCGGGCGGGTCGGCTTCAAGGAACGCGATGTCGCCGACCTGCTGACCCTCTACGGCGTCACCGACGAGTCCGAGCGCGGCTCCTTCCTCGAACTCGTCCGGCAGTCCAACCAGCCCGGCTGGTGGCACCGCTACAGCGACCTCGTCCCGTCGTGGTTCCAGGACTACGTGGGACTGGAGGAATCCGCCTCCCGGATCCAGACGTACGAGATCCAGTTCGTGCCCGGCCTGCTGCAGACCGAGACCTACGCGCGGGCGATCTCCAGCCAGGGCAGGCCGGAGGCCGTCGAGGACGAGGTGGAGCGCCGCGTCCGGCTGCGGATGCATCGCCAGCGGCTGTTCACCCAGCCGAACGCGCCGCGGCTCTGGGCGGTCATCGACGAGTCGGTGCTGCACCGGCCGATCGGCGGCGTGGACGTGCTGCGCGAGCAGATCGACCACCTGCTCGAGGTGATCAAGCTGCCGACGATCTCGTTGCAAGTACTGCCGCTCGATTTGGGCCGGTCCGGGGCCGAGGGCGCGTTCACCATCCTGCGGTTCGCCGAGCAGGAGATCCCGGACATCGTCTACCTCGAACACCTCTCCGGTGCGCTGTACTTGGACAAGCCGGAGGACGTCGAGTTGTACAGCAAGGTGAGTCACCGGCTCGCGGTCGATGCACAGACCCCCGAGGCGACCCGGAAGACCCTGCAAGCCGCCCGCAAGGCTCTCTACAAAGAGAGTTAG
- a CDS encoding exodeoxyribonuclease III, with product MFTVSTVNVNGLRAAAKKGFIEWLAGTEADVICMQETRAEPEQLSAAVREPEGWYPLLAPSSAKGRSGVALYSRAEPAASRIGFGSAEFDDSGRYAEIELPGVVVASLYLPSGEVGTERQDEKERFMAEFLPYLESLRARASEAGKEVLVCGDWNIAHREIDLKNWKANQKSAGFLPEEREWMSRVFDELGYVDVFRARNPEGPGPYSWWSYRGKAFDNDSGWRIDLIAGSPDLASRCKDAYVEKAPSYDKRWSDHAPVTAVFDVV from the coding sequence GTGTTCACCGTCTCGACCGTCAACGTCAACGGATTGCGCGCCGCCGCGAAAAAGGGCTTCATCGAGTGGCTGGCCGGAACCGAAGCCGACGTCATCTGCATGCAGGAGACCCGCGCCGAACCGGAGCAGCTCAGCGCCGCCGTCCGCGAGCCCGAAGGCTGGTATCCGCTGCTCGCGCCCAGCTCGGCGAAGGGGCGCAGCGGTGTCGCGCTGTACTCCCGCGCGGAACCGGCGGCCTCCCGGATCGGCTTCGGCAGCGCCGAATTCGACGACAGCGGGCGCTACGCCGAGATCGAGCTCCCCGGTGTGGTCGTCGCCAGCCTCTACCTGCCCAGCGGCGAGGTCGGCACGGAACGCCAGGACGAGAAGGAACGGTTCATGGCGGAATTCCTGCCCTACCTCGAATCCTTGCGCGCCCGCGCGAGCGAGGCGGGGAAAGAGGTCCTCGTCTGCGGGGATTGGAACATCGCGCACCGCGAGATCGACCTGAAGAACTGGAAGGCCAACCAGAAGTCCGCGGGTTTCCTGCCCGAGGAACGGGAATGGATGAGCCGCGTCTTCGACGAACTCGGTTACGTCGACGTCTTCCGCGCCCGCAATCCCGAAGGCCCCGGCCCGTATTCGTGGTGGTCCTACCGCGGCAAGGCTTTCGACAACGACTCGGGCTGGCGGATCGATCTCATCGCCGGTTCGCCCGACCTGGCGAGCCGCTGCAAGGACGCCTACGTGGAGAAGGCCCCGAGCTATGACAAGCGCTGGTCCGACCACGCCCCGGTGACGGCGGTCTTCGACGTGGTGTGA
- a CDS encoding alpha/beta fold hydrolase, which yields MTVYLLVPGANHGGWWYAPLVEALEGAGHTAVAVTPHGLDPDAELPRRVITLDDHVAQAVEALRAVPVEATAEQGRDAVLVGHSYGGSIISGVADAEPDRIRALVYLDALVPEDGDSCWSMTNDEEHAWYISESARTGAFVDPLPFFDERARPHPLATLMQASKLTGAWRRVPVKHYVEATDWPGPSPMAAMTARARADEEFTVHSWETTHNVMAEGPDRVLALIANL from the coding sequence ATGACCGTTTACTTGCTCGTGCCCGGCGCCAACCATGGCGGTTGGTGGTACGCCCCGCTGGTCGAAGCGCTGGAGGGAGCGGGGCACACCGCTGTTGCGGTCACGCCACATGGTCTGGACCCTGACGCCGAGCTGCCGCGAAGGGTGATCACCTTGGATGACCACGTGGCCCAGGCGGTCGAGGCGTTGCGAGCTGTGCCCGTTGAGGCAACAGCGGAGCAGGGCAGGGACGCGGTTCTCGTCGGCCACAGCTATGGCGGCAGCATCATCAGCGGTGTCGCCGATGCCGAGCCCGATCGAATCCGAGCGCTCGTGTATCTCGATGCGCTGGTGCCCGAGGACGGTGACTCATGTTGGTCCATGACCAACGATGAGGAGCACGCCTGGTACATCAGCGAGTCGGCTCGCACCGGAGCCTTTGTCGACCCGCTTCCCTTCTTCGATGAGCGGGCTCGTCCGCATCCGCTGGCCACCTTGATGCAGGCCTCCAAGCTGACGGGAGCGTGGCGACGGGTACCGGTGAAGCACTACGTCGAGGCGACGGACTGGCCGGGGCCATCACCGATGGCCGCCATGACGGCTCGGGCGCGCGCCGACGAGGAGTTCACCGTGCACTCCTGGGAAACCACGCACAACGTCATGGCGGAAGGCCCCGACCGCGTACTGGCTCTCATCGCGAATCTCTGA
- a CDS encoding DinB family protein, translating to MTKPRHRADLFLDPAVDPRENGAPVGDERATLVEFLRYQRLTLRIKCEGLDAEQLARRAVEPSTMSLLGLVRHLADVERVWFRRRFAGQDVPTRYQTADEPDGDFDGAVADQAVADEAFAAWREEIAFAERFAADTELDFVGHDGSVRSLRELLVHMIEEYARHNGHADLLRERIDGRIGE from the coding sequence ATGACCAAGCCTCGGCATCGGGCGGATTTGTTCTTGGATCCGGCGGTGGATCCGCGGGAGAACGGTGCGCCGGTGGGGGATGAGCGGGCGACGCTCGTCGAGTTCCTGCGGTATCAGCGGTTGACCTTGCGGATCAAGTGCGAGGGGCTCGATGCCGAGCAGCTCGCTCGCCGGGCGGTGGAGCCGTCGACGATGTCGCTGCTCGGGCTGGTGCGTCACCTCGCCGACGTGGAGCGCGTCTGGTTCCGTCGACGGTTCGCCGGTCAGGACGTGCCCACGCGCTACCAGACCGCGGACGAACCCGACGGCGACTTCGACGGTGCCGTGGCCGATCAAGCGGTCGCGGACGAAGCGTTCGCGGCTTGGCGGGAGGAGATCGCCTTCGCCGAGCGTTTCGCGGCCGATACCGAACTCGACTTCGTCGGGCATGACGGGAGCGTGCGATCGCTGCGCGAGCTCCTGGTGCACATGATCGAGGAGTACGCCCGGCACAACGGCCACGCCGACCTGCTGCGCGAACGGATCGACGGGCGCATCGGCGAGTAG
- a CDS encoding HD family hydrolase produces the protein MDFEDELIAQRNPLPDAVGGRLREQLVFLAEVDKLKTVLRRSPLAAADRRENDAEHSWHLALMVAVLAEHSDEVIDVGRTVQLVVVHDLVEIYAGDTPLYDDEGRESQQQREIAAADRLFGLLPDDQERYFRELWDEFEARRSPEARFAKAMDRVQPLLLNWLAGGGTWRTPGVTADTVRERKAVIGEASDPLWTAARSLIDEGERRGWVAPGEERPD, from the coding sequence GTGGACTTCGAAGATGAACTGATCGCGCAACGCAACCCGCTGCCCGATGCCGTCGGTGGCAGGTTGCGGGAGCAGCTCGTGTTCCTGGCCGAGGTGGACAAGCTCAAGACCGTGCTGCGGCGGTCGCCGCTGGCCGCCGCCGATCGGCGGGAGAACGACGCCGAGCACTCCTGGCACCTGGCGTTGATGGTGGCGGTGCTGGCCGAGCACTCCGACGAGGTGATCGATGTCGGCCGCACCGTCCAGCTCGTTGTGGTGCACGACCTGGTCGAGATCTACGCCGGTGACACGCCGCTCTACGACGACGAAGGCCGGGAAAGCCAGCAACAGCGGGAGATCGCGGCCGCGGACCGCTTGTTCGGGCTGCTGCCCGACGACCAGGAGCGGTACTTCCGCGAACTGTGGGACGAGTTCGAGGCGCGGCGTTCACCGGAGGCGCGATTCGCCAAGGCGATGGACCGGGTGCAGCCGCTGCTGCTGAACTGGCTCGCCGGCGGCGGGACGTGGCGCACCCCCGGCGTCACCGCGGACACGGTCCGGGAACGCAAGGCCGTGATCGGCGAGGCGTCCGATCCACTGTGGACGGCAGCGCGGTCCCTGATCGACGAAGGCGAACGGCGCGGCTGGGTGGCGCCGGGAGAGGAACGGCCGGACTGA
- a CDS encoding S8 family serine peptidase: MPGKSLRIAGSALALSLLIPAVAAVPSPVSAPAATAAEAAAPAHFVVLGPTGDGLRSTEDSVRAVGGTVVQSWPQIGVVVATSTDPGFAAAVRTQPAVDQAGASRNLAEQLPPAPPSTRLEQLEGTADPRPAAVSGQEPLETDQWDLPLIKADQAHAISQGSEDVTVGVLDYGIDPEHPDLKPNLDLSKSVSCADQGIPNTAVEAWAPQDDTQAHGTHVAGTIAAARNGVGVAGVAPDAGLASVRVIDDDGFIYPEYAVCGFIWAAEHGFDVTNNSYFVDPWYLWCENDPDQRAGAEAVRRAVAYAAGHDVVNVAAAGNSGWDLSQPIHDTNSPNNGGPVQDRQTGHDCTVLPGELPGVVTVSSVGVDSVKSYFSNYGLGSTTVTAPGGDAKQIPQTPSANGRILSSVPGGGWGWMQGTSMASPHAAGVVALLRSTHPEWNAPQTTGALSGQADALPCPTAYDPDGDGKPDAVCEGGETGAGFYGAGLIDALDAVG; the protein is encoded by the coding sequence ATGCCCGGGAAATCCCTGCGCATCGCGGGTTCCGCGTTGGCGTTGAGCCTGCTGATCCCGGCCGTCGCCGCCGTTCCGTCACCCGTTTCAGCGCCCGCCGCGACGGCGGCCGAGGCTGCCGCGCCCGCGCACTTCGTCGTCCTGGGGCCGACGGGTGACGGCCTGCGTTCGACCGAGGACTCGGTGCGCGCCGTCGGCGGCACCGTGGTGCAGAGCTGGCCGCAGATCGGCGTGGTCGTCGCGACCTCCACCGATCCGGGCTTCGCCGCCGCCGTGCGCACGCAACCCGCGGTGGACCAGGCGGGAGCGAGCCGCAACCTCGCCGAACAACTACCGCCCGCCCCACCGAGCACCAGGCTGGAGCAGCTGGAGGGCACCGCCGACCCGCGCCCCGCCGCGGTGAGCGGGCAAGAGCCGCTGGAAACCGACCAGTGGGACCTGCCGCTGATCAAGGCCGATCAGGCGCACGCGATCTCCCAGGGCAGCGAGGACGTCACCGTCGGCGTGCTCGACTACGGCATCGACCCGGAACACCCGGACCTGAAGCCGAATCTGGACCTGTCGAAGTCGGTGAGCTGCGCCGATCAGGGCATTCCGAACACCGCCGTCGAGGCGTGGGCTCCGCAGGACGACACCCAGGCGCACGGCACGCACGTGGCGGGCACGATCGCCGCGGCCCGCAACGGAGTCGGCGTCGCGGGCGTCGCGCCGGACGCAGGCCTCGCCTCGGTGCGCGTGATCGACGACGACGGGTTCATCTATCCCGAATACGCGGTGTGCGGCTTCATCTGGGCCGCCGAGCACGGTTTCGACGTCACGAACAACTCGTACTTCGTCGACCCCTGGTACCTGTGGTGCGAGAACGACCCCGATCAGCGCGCGGGAGCCGAAGCGGTGCGTCGGGCCGTCGCCTACGCGGCGGGCCACGACGTGGTGAACGTGGCCGCCGCGGGCAACAGCGGCTGGGACCTGTCGCAGCCGATCCACGACACCAACAGCCCGAACAACGGCGGCCCGGTGCAGGATCGGCAGACCGGCCACGACTGCACCGTGCTGCCCGGTGAACTGCCCGGCGTGGTGACCGTGTCCTCGGTGGGCGTGGACTCGGTGAAGTCGTACTTCTCCAACTACGGCTTGGGTTCGACGACGGTGACCGCACCGGGCGGCGACGCGAAGCAGATTCCGCAGACGCCGTCGGCGAACGGCCGGATCCTCTCCAGCGTCCCCGGTGGCGGCTGGGGCTGGATGCAGGGCACCTCGATGGCGTCGCCGCACGCGGCGGGCGTGGTGGCGTTGCTGCGCAGCACTCATCCGGAGTGGAACGCGCCGCAGACGACGGGCGCGCTGTCCGGGCAGGCGGACGCGCTGCCGTGCCCGACGGCCTACGACCCCGATGGCGACGGCAAACCGGACGCGGTGTGCGAGGGCGGCGAGACCGGCGCCGGTTTCTACGGCGCGGGTCTGATCGACGCCCTCGACGCGGTCGGCTGA
- the trpS gene encoding tryptophan--tRNA ligase produces MSGIQPTADSFHLGNYLGALRSWVRMQADHDAFYCVVDLHAITVAQDPELLRKRTRVSAAQLLALGIDPDASTLFVQSHVPEHAQLSWVLECLAGFGEAGRMTQFKDKSARQDADHISVGLFTYPVLQAADILLYQANQVPVGEDQRQHLELTRNLAQRFNSRYGDTFTVPSAHIPKEAAKIQDLQDPSAKMSKSQPSGVIDLLEEPKRSAKKIRSAVTDNEREIRYDPENKAGVSNLLAIQSSLTGGSITELEAEFEGKGYGDLKKAVGETFVEFATPFQEKVNGYLADPAELDKVLRRGAEHAREVATETLRLTYDRVGFLPPLR; encoded by the coding sequence CTGTCGGGCATCCAGCCCACCGCCGACTCCTTCCACCTCGGCAACTACCTGGGCGCACTGCGGTCCTGGGTGCGGATGCAAGCCGACCACGACGCCTTCTACTGCGTCGTCGACCTGCACGCGATCACCGTCGCGCAAGATCCGGAGCTGCTGCGCAAGCGCACCCGCGTCTCCGCGGCGCAGCTGCTCGCGCTGGGCATCGACCCGGACGCGTCCACCTTGTTCGTGCAGAGCCACGTGCCCGAGCACGCCCAGCTGAGCTGGGTGCTGGAGTGCCTCGCGGGCTTCGGCGAGGCCGGGCGGATGACGCAGTTCAAGGACAAGTCCGCCCGCCAAGACGCCGACCACATCAGCGTCGGACTGTTCACCTACCCGGTGCTGCAGGCCGCGGACATCCTGCTGTACCAGGCGAATCAGGTTCCCGTCGGCGAGGACCAGCGCCAGCACCTGGAACTCACCCGCAACCTCGCGCAGCGGTTCAACTCCCGCTACGGCGACACCTTCACCGTGCCTTCCGCGCACATCCCGAAGGAAGCCGCCAAGATCCAGGACCTGCAGGATCCGTCGGCGAAGATGAGCAAGTCCCAGCCGAGCGGCGTCATCGACCTGCTGGAGGAGCCGAAGCGCTCCGCGAAGAAGATCCGCTCCGCGGTCACCGACAACGAGCGCGAGATCCGCTACGACCCGGAGAACAAGGCGGGCGTGAGCAACCTGCTCGCGATCCAGTCCTCGCTCACCGGCGGCTCCATCACCGAACTCGAGGCCGAGTTCGAGGGCAAGGGCTACGGCGACCTGAAAAAGGCCGTCGGCGAGACCTTCGTCGAGTTCGCGACACCGTTCCAGGAGAAGGTCAACGGCTACCTGGCGGACCCGGCCGAGCTCGACAAGGTGCTGCGCCGGGGAGCCGAGCACGCGCGGGAGGTGGCCACGGAGACGCTGCGGCTCACCTACGACCGCGTCGGCTTCCTGCCGCCTCTGCGCTGA
- the yhjD gene encoding inner membrane protein YhjD, producing MTDRSQPARSATPGDGAPGLLERLRRDHPSLDRLIRAAARYQNQYGDYYAAAITYFSVLALVPLLMISFAAAGFVLAGNPDLLDQLRRSITEAIPNPEMSGMLNQVVEQAIEQAGAVGIVGLLVALYSGLGWMTNLREALTAQWSQDQQAPPMLKRLGSDLLSLFGLGLAMAISFGLSAIGGGAGRALFGLLGIGNTLPARIVLKVLAILLSLLAGWLVFTWVLARLPRTPVTLRSAMWGGLFAAVGFEVLKQVGVIYLGSVTGSPAAAAFGPILGLLVFAYLTSRFILFVTAWTASAAENEQRALPEPPPPAVIRPEVRVRKSGRATTVGLFGLGAVLGWTLRRRR from the coding sequence GTGACGGATCGCAGTCAACCGGCGCGCAGCGCCACACCCGGTGATGGCGCCCCCGGACTGCTGGAACGGTTGCGGCGGGACCATCCCTCGCTGGACCGGTTGATCCGTGCGGCGGCGCGGTATCAGAACCAGTACGGCGACTACTACGCCGCCGCGATCACCTACTTCAGCGTGCTCGCGCTGGTGCCGCTGCTGATGATCTCGTTCGCCGCCGCCGGTTTTGTGCTGGCGGGCAACCCGGACCTGCTGGACCAGCTGCGCCGGTCGATCACCGAGGCGATCCCGAACCCGGAGATGAGCGGCATGCTCAACCAGGTCGTGGAACAGGCGATCGAGCAGGCGGGAGCGGTCGGGATCGTGGGCCTGCTCGTGGCGCTGTACTCGGGGCTCGGCTGGATGACCAACCTGCGCGAGGCGTTGACCGCGCAGTGGAGCCAGGACCAGCAGGCGCCGCCGATGCTGAAGCGGCTCGGGTCGGACCTGCTGTCGCTGTTCGGGTTGGGGCTGGCGATGGCGATCTCGTTCGGACTCAGCGCGATCGGCGGCGGCGCGGGGCGCGCGCTGTTCGGGTTGCTGGGCATCGGGAACACGCTGCCCGCGCGGATCGTGCTCAAGGTGCTCGCGATCCTGTTGTCTCTGCTGGCCGGCTGGCTGGTGTTCACCTGGGTGCTGGCGCGGCTGCCGCGCACTCCGGTGACGTTGCGCAGCGCCATGTGGGGCGGCCTGTTCGCCGCGGTCGGTTTCGAGGTGCTCAAGCAGGTCGGAGTGATCTACCTGGGCAGCGTCACCGGCTCTCCCGCGGCCGCCGCCTTCGGCCCGATCCTGGGCCTGCTCGTGTTCGCGTACCTGACCTCGCGCTTCATCCTGTTCGTCACGGCCTGGACGGCTTCAGCGGCGGAGAACGAACAACGCGCCCTGCCGGAGCCGCCCCCGCCGGCCGTGATCCGCCCGGAGGTGCGGGTCCGCAAGTCCGGCCGTGCCACGACCGTCGGCCTGTTCGGCCTGGGCGCCGTGCTCGGCTGGACCCTCCGCCGACGCCGCTGA
- a CDS encoding D-alanyl-D-alanine carboxypeptidase family protein: MDQRRSFSEHGSRSTHRTSSAGLRLATAGCAALLLLGLTPLAAAAAPAQASCPDAAAPPAAVDTSEVPPPGVPAPEPLPIPDEPVGGPRLGECGEVTPRGAAPAPIDPIAAQSWVLADLDTGEVVAARDPHARHRPASTIKVLTALVAIRELDLDDRIVATQADADQEGSRVGLEPGVDYTVRQVLAGLIMQSGNDAAHALAMKLGGVDRTVAKMNALAAEIGGHDTRTATPSGLDGPGMSTSAYDLALIFRAAMEHPEFAKAEATREIQLPGKPGGPPVPVESDNAVLWNYPGALGGKTGFTDDARHTFIAAAERDGRRLVAVLLRGENKPVRQSKYTMDLLDYGFSLPRDASVGELVTEPSPTSEAEQEPGPQAAADVDEPTSPMYGTVGGPLTVLAVLIIVVAGAFAVLRRRRAKLAAARRAADHATDHP, translated from the coding sequence GTGGATCAGCGCAGATCGTTTTCTGAACATGGGTCGCGGTCGACCCACCGGACGAGCTCGGCGGGCCTGCGGCTCGCCACGGCAGGCTGCGCCGCGCTCCTGCTGCTCGGGCTGACGCCGCTGGCCGCGGCCGCGGCGCCCGCGCAGGCGAGCTGTCCGGACGCCGCGGCGCCACCGGCGGCGGTGGACACCTCCGAGGTCCCGCCGCCGGGAGTGCCCGCTCCGGAACCGCTGCCGATCCCGGACGAGCCCGTCGGCGGCCCGCGGCTCGGCGAATGCGGGGAGGTCACGCCACGCGGCGCCGCACCCGCACCGATCGATCCGATCGCCGCCCAGTCCTGGGTGCTGGCCGACCTGGACACGGGTGAGGTCGTGGCGGCCCGCGATCCGCACGCGCGGCACCGCCCGGCCTCCACGATCAAAGTGCTCACCGCGCTGGTGGCGATCCGCGAACTCGACCTGGACGACAGGATCGTCGCGACCCAGGCCGACGCCGACCAGGAAGGCAGCCGCGTCGGGCTCGAACCCGGCGTCGACTACACCGTGCGGCAAGTGCTGGCCGGTCTGATCATGCAGTCCGGCAACGACGCCGCGCACGCGCTCGCGATGAAACTCGGCGGCGTTGATCGGACCGTCGCGAAGATGAACGCGCTCGCCGCCGAGATCGGCGGGCACGACACTCGCACCGCCACACCGTCCGGTTTGGACGGTCCGGGGATGAGCACCTCCGCCTACGACCTCGCGTTGATCTTCCGCGCCGCGATGGAGCACCCCGAGTTCGCGAAAGCCGAGGCGACGCGGGAGATCCAGCTGCCCGGCAAACCGGGCGGGCCGCCGGTGCCGGTGGAAAGCGACAACGCCGTGCTGTGGAACTACCCGGGAGCGCTCGGTGGCAAGACCGGCTTCACCGACGACGCGCGGCACACCTTCATCGCGGCGGCCGAACGCGACGGCAGGCGGCTGGTCGCGGTGCTGCTGCGCGGGGAGAACAAGCCGGTCCGGCAGTCGAAGTACACGATGGACCTGCTCGACTACGGATTCTCGCTGCCGCGCGACGCGTCGGTGGGTGAGCTGGTGACCGAGCCGTCGCCGACATCGGAGGCCGAGCAGGAACCGGGACCGCAGGCCGCGGCCGACGTGGACGAGCCGACCTCACCGATGTACGGCACCGTCGGCGGACCGCTGACCGTGCTGGCGGTGCTGATCATCGTGGTGGCCGGTGCGTTCGCCGTGCTGCGCAGGCGCCGCGCCAAGCTCGCCGCCGCCCGTCGCGCTGCCGATCACGCAACCGACCATCCCTGA
- a CDS encoding SCO4848 family membrane protein, translating to MTLSRRTALLLLAFGVWSWLLWPTFFRNIWVSENSWQAGSPTPYLLAHLVIAAVSLVLGTAIGILGWKAFRATRS from the coding sequence GTGACGCTCTCCCGCCGTACCGCCCTGCTCCTGCTCGCCTTCGGCGTCTGGTCCTGGCTGCTGTGGCCGACCTTCTTCCGCAACATCTGGGTCAGCGAGAACTCCTGGCAGGCCGGCTCGCCGACCCCGTACCTCCTCGCGCACCTGGTGATCGCCGCGGTGTCGCTGGTGCTCGGCACCGCCATCGGGATCCTCGGCTGGAAGGCCTTCCGCGCCACCCGCTCCTGA